In one window of Candidatus Hydrogenedentota bacterium DNA:
- a CDS encoding DUF5049 domain-containing protein: MKMVIRNTDKNGQPTLESGRQIEGANCFALVEQMRAQTPFTARQTPDEYMEDLLTRLPDKQPLRGGTPEERAADFLSALATNGYVEFVADKVDDAVDVTLVLEDPGPVHIPGEVLDDLEIIRRDGHTNMLDWPTVARIADAMGMDKTAAWVRTHQRDYSAGIFRGFAADKKGDPSCADK; this comes from the coding sequence ATGAAGATGGTCATTCGTAACACGGATAAGAATGGACAACCGACGCTGGAATCCGGCCGACAGATTGAAGGCGCCAACTGCTTCGCCCTGGTTGAACAGATGCGCGCACAAACGCCTTTCACAGCCCGGCAAACGCCGGATGAGTACATGGAGGACCTGCTGACCCGATTGCCGGACAAGCAGCCCCTGCGCGGCGGCACACCAGAGGAGCGCGCTGCGGACTTCCTCAGCGCCCTCGCCACAAACGGCTACGTCGAATTCGTGGCGGATAAGGTGGATGATGCGGTTGACGTTACCCTCGTCCTGGAAGACCCGGGACCGGTGCACATCCCCGGCGAGGTGCTGGACGACCTGGAGATCATCCGCCGCGATGGACACACGAACATGCTGGACTGGCCTACTGTGGCGCGAATTGCCGACGCCATGGGCATGGACAAGACCGCGGCGTGGGTGCGCACCCATCAGCGGGACTACTCTGCGGGCATCTTCCGCGGCTTTGCGGCGGACAAGAAAGGCGACCCATCATGTGCGGACAAGTAG
- a CDS encoding amidoligase, giving the protein MDMHEIRFGVEIETVKRTREQVARAIHSVVGGTVRYIGQPNCYDPWEVVDLHGRHWKVVADASLSHVPFHLRAEVVTPVLEYEDLKQFQEVVRAIRRCGAQVNTQCGMHVHIDAAPFDGRRLGNLAKIVYKQEPLILHALGISDERLRRFTRPVNEEFIRRVERQRPQTKDELNRIWYGYHNAHPQHYCSTRYHGVNLHNVWYRGTVEFRWFEATLHAGKVRANITLCLALAAKALNGRAASSRKRSFDPTSAKYDFRVFLLRLNLSGDEFKAVRKHLLANMPGDAAFKNGRPQPTSETPTQPHVTAC; this is encoded by the coding sequence ATGGACATGCACGAGATAAGATTCGGGGTCGAGATTGAAACGGTAAAGCGGACGCGGGAGCAGGTGGCCCGGGCCATCCACTCGGTGGTTGGCGGTACGGTCCGATACATCGGCCAGCCCAACTGCTACGACCCCTGGGAGGTCGTGGACCTGCACGGGCGGCATTGGAAAGTGGTCGCTGACGCGTCGCTCAGCCACGTGCCCTTCCACCTTCGCGCCGAGGTCGTAACCCCGGTTCTGGAGTACGAAGACCTGAAGCAGTTTCAGGAAGTCGTCCGCGCCATCCGTCGCTGCGGCGCACAGGTAAACACGCAGTGCGGCATGCACGTCCACATTGATGCCGCCCCCTTCGACGGACGCCGCCTGGGCAACCTCGCCAAGATCGTTTATAAGCAGGAGCCTCTCATTCTGCACGCCCTCGGCATCAGCGATGAACGGCTCCGCCGGTTTACACGCCCAGTCAACGAGGAATTCATCCGCCGCGTGGAACGACAGCGCCCTCAAACGAAGGACGAACTCAACCGCATCTGGTACGGCTATCACAACGCGCATCCGCAACACTACTGTTCGACCCGCTACCACGGCGTGAACCTGCATAACGTCTGGTATCGCGGCACGGTGGAGTTTCGCTGGTTTGAGGCCACCCTCCATGCTGGCAAGGTGCGCGCCAATATCACCCTCTGCCTCGCCCTCGCCGCCAAGGCCCTGAACGGACGCGCAGCATCGAGTCGCAAGCGAAGCTTCGACCCGACGAGTGCCAAGTATGACTTCCGTGTCTTCCTGCTTCGCCTCAATCTGAGTGGAGACGAGTTCAAGGCGGTGCGCAAGCATCTGCTCGCGAATATGCCCGGCGATGCGGCCTTCAAAAACGGGCGCCCCCAACCCACGTCCGAAACGCCAACGCAACCGCATGTAACTGCATGCTGA